The nucleotide sequence GCGAAGCCCGCCCGAGCCGTAGAGGTTGCCTTCCGGCATCTTGACATTGTCCTCCAGCAGCTGATACACACCGTTTGTATTCAGCGCAAAAATCGCAACTCCGCGTCCGACCGTGAGCGTCAGCGTGGTCATGGGGCCGTAGAGCATATAGAACGCTGCCTTCAGATTTTTTCCTGCCTGTAAAACATCGCCGTCGTAGATGCCGACAATTGTTCCGACACACAGGTTCACCGAGATGAGGGATGAGCCGTCAAGGGGATCCATCACGACCGAGTACTTTGCTGCTGACGAGAACGTGGTGATATCGTTCTGTTCTTCTGATGCGACCGCACGCACAAGCCCGCTTCTGGCGAGCACACGGGTGATATGGGTGTCAGACCAGGTATCCATAGCGGCCTGCTGTTCCCCGGACGCATTCGTTGACCCGGCATAGCTCTGGTTGCTGATGAAGGCCGCCCGAATGGGTGCGGCCTGCTCGGCAATCAGGATGATTATTTTGCTGAGGTCTTCATACACGCCTGAGTTTTTAAGATATTCTTGTAAGGTCGTCATGAATATTCACTGTATATTCATTGGATGTTTTTGGTAATAAGAGGGTTCGTCAACTGCGATGCGTCTGGTATGTTTATCAGCTCCGCCCATGGAAAATCGGGACGCATGCCTTTGGCCTGCTTACCGCTTCGCGGGAACACACGGAGCTTCACGGAAAAACATCACGGAGTAGACGTGAACACCACGGAAGAAAAAAATTATTGTGATATTTCCGTGTTGTTCACGTCTGATCCGTGATTTTTTCCGTGCGCCTTCTGTGTTTTCCGCTTTTCCGTGGGCGGAGCTACAATGAGCGTTAGTTGCCATAAACGAATTCATCAGCAACACCTCCCACATCAGAAATGCTATATGCATTTTTTTTCAGATAAGTAGAGTAATGTCTGATCTCCCGTCGGGTTTTGAGAGTTTTTCCGCGTCCCGGAAATCCGCATTCCTCGAAGTGCAAAAGATTGCCGAGACTCAACCAATCGTTGGAACATTCTGTACGTTTGTTCCCCGCGAACTGATTCTTGCAGCGGGAGCTGCACCAATCTCGCTCTGTTCAGGAAATGATGAGGTGATAGCAGCAGCTGAAACTGATCTGCCAGTCAACTTCTGTCCTCTGGTGAAGTCGAGCTATGGGTTTGCAAAAACCGGCAAGTGTCCGCACTTTCACTTCGCCAAACTGATTGTCGGGGAGACGACCTGCGACGGCAAGAAAAAAATGTTTGAGTACATGGGTCAGGGCAAACCGGTTCATGTGATTCATCTGCCGCAGATGACCGATGAGGAGAGCGTCGCGTTTCTGGCAAACGAGTTCCGAAAGTTTGCGAGACGGCTCGAAGAAATATTTTCCGTCACCATCACGGATGAGATGGTGGCAAAACAGATCTCTCTCGTGAATGATGAGCGGCGTGCTTTGCAGGATGTCTACCGGCTCGCGAAGTCTGACCCTCCGCTGTTGTCAGGTAAGGAACTTTTTGTGATGTTCAACACATTCACAACTTCAATAGGCCACGAAGCAAAACTTGCTTCGGCACGGGTCCTGAAGGAACAGTACAGCTCTCGCCCGGCGGGCGCGGGCCCACGCCCAAAACGGATTCTTCTGACAGGTTCTCCGATAACAAAGGCGACGGTCAAGGTGATCGATGCGATCGAGTCTGCGGGAGGGTCGGTAGTGTATATTGAGGGCTGCGTTGGTTCAAGGCCCAACGAACTGCTGGTGGATGAGAAAAATCCTGATGTGTATGATGTGCTCGCCCGCAAGTACATCAAAATTGCCTGTTCCTGCATGACGCCAAACGACGGACGGCTGCAAACGATCGGCGAGAAAATCGATGAGTATCATGTTGACGGGGTTGTGGATATGGGGCTTGTTGCCTGCCACACGTTTAATGCTGAGAGCACGCTGCTGCGCGAGTACGTGACGAAGACGAAGTCTACGCCGTTTATTCATGTGGAGACCGACTACTCGCAGGCTGATTTCGGCCAGTTGTCCACACGTCTGTCGGCATTTCTGGAGATGTTATGATATACTCGCTCGGGGTTGATGCAGGATCAAGGTACACGAAGTTTGCTCTG is from Methanorbis rubei and encodes:
- a CDS encoding class 1 fructose-bisphosphatase, with the translated sequence MTTLQEYLKNSGVYEDLSKIIILIAEQAAPIRAAFISNQSYAGSTNASGEQQAAMDTWSDTHITRVLARSGLVRAVASEEQNDITTFSSAAKYSVVMDPLDGSSLISVNLCVGTIVGIYDGDVLQAGKNLKAAFYMLYGPMTTLTLTVGRGVAIFALNTNGVYQLLEDNVKMPEGNLYGSGGLRTEWLAEHTKYIAEIEAAGGKNRYSGSFVADFHQVLKYGGVYAYPPTEKSPDGKLRLVFEANPIGFIATQAGGAVSNGVSNTLAITPAKVHQRTPIYVGSRGMIEAIEKIHRA
- a CDS encoding double-cubane-cluster-containing anaerobic reductase, yielding MSDLPSGFESFSASRKSAFLEVQKIAETQPIVGTFCTFVPRELILAAGAAPISLCSGNDEVIAAAETDLPVNFCPLVKSSYGFAKTGKCPHFHFAKLIVGETTCDGKKKMFEYMGQGKPVHVIHLPQMTDEESVAFLANEFRKFARRLEEIFSVTITDEMVAKQISLVNDERRALQDVYRLAKSDPPLLSGKELFVMFNTFTTSIGHEAKLASARVLKEQYSSRPAGAGPRPKRILLTGSPITKATVKVIDAIESAGGSVVYIEGCVGSRPNELLVDEKNPDVYDVLARKYIKIACSCMTPNDGRLQTIGEKIDEYHVDGVVDMGLVACHTFNAESTLLREYVTKTKSTPFIHVETDYSQADFGQLSTRLSAFLEML